Proteins found in one Streptomyces sp. CB09001 genomic segment:
- a CDS encoding GlxA family transcriptional regulator: protein MNSVGRLIVVVLFEGVDLLDVTGPPEVFSLARRETEDAAGYEVVLAAGTMDPVTTAAGVRVLPDATFEDLSARRIDTLIVPGAVEIDGRRRVRAVTDPVVVEWVRRLAARTRRVTSVCVGAHVLAAAGLLDGKRATTHWSTARQLADEHPAVEVDADPIFIREGDVWTGAGISSCLDLSLALVADDLGEAVALRVARQLVMYLKRPSGQSQFSVPLEQVSTTRRVEDLRHHILRNIAEPLTVADLAAHAHVSGRQLTRIFKTELGTTPYAYVESARVEVARHQLESTDATLERVASACGFGTVDTLVRAFRRRLDTTPTEYRRRFRTVVSTHS from the coding sequence GTGAACTCCGTCGGACGACTGATCGTCGTCGTGCTCTTCGAGGGCGTCGACCTGCTCGACGTCACCGGGCCGCCGGAGGTGTTCTCCCTCGCGCGGCGCGAGACGGAGGACGCGGCGGGCTACGAGGTGGTCCTCGCCGCCGGGACCATGGACCCGGTGACCACCGCCGCCGGAGTCCGAGTCCTGCCCGACGCCACTTTCGAGGACCTGTCCGCGCGGCGCATCGACACCCTGATCGTGCCCGGCGCGGTCGAGATCGACGGCCGGCGCCGGGTCCGGGCGGTCACCGACCCCGTCGTGGTCGAGTGGGTGAGGAGGTTGGCGGCACGCACCCGGCGGGTCACCTCCGTCTGCGTCGGAGCGCACGTCCTGGCCGCCGCCGGGCTCCTCGACGGCAAGCGGGCCACCACGCACTGGTCGACCGCGCGGCAACTCGCCGACGAGCACCCGGCGGTCGAGGTCGACGCCGACCCGATCTTCATCCGCGAGGGCGACGTGTGGACCGGCGCGGGCATCAGCTCCTGCCTCGACCTCTCCCTCGCGCTCGTCGCCGACGATCTCGGCGAGGCGGTGGCGCTCAGGGTGGCCCGGCAGCTCGTGATGTACCTGAAACGGCCGAGCGGGCAGAGTCAGTTCAGCGTGCCGCTGGAGCAGGTCTCCACGACCCGGCGCGTCGAGGACCTCCGCCACCACATCCTGCGCAACATCGCCGAACCGCTCACCGTCGCCGACCTCGCGGCCCACGCCCACGTCAGCGGCCGGCAGCTCACCCGGATCTTCAAGACCGAACTCGGCACGACCCCGTACGCCTACGTGGAGTCGGCGCGCGTGGAAGTGGCGCGCCACCAGCTCGAATCCACCGACGCGACCCTGGAACGCGTCGCGTCGGCCTGCGGGTTCGGCACCGTCGACACCCTGGTCAGAGCCTTCCGCCGCAGACTGGACACGACCCCGACCGAGTACCGCCGCCGCTTCCGCACCGTGGTGAGCACTCACAGCTAG
- a CDS encoding cysteine hydrolase family protein, with product MPRTTLRRLSGLDDTPAKLADSTLVLVDYQNTYTTGVMELDGWQAALDAGARLLARARREGARVVHVVHDGGEGSPYDLGAEIGQIHPSVAPVDGEPVVTKKAPDSFFGTDLGEHVDAAGNNDLVVVGFMTHMCVAFTAQGAFLRGNRPTVVADACATRALPVADTELDARQVHYSALATVADMYGVVVPSQESLT from the coding sequence ATGCCCAGAACCACGCTGCGCCGCCTCAGCGGACTCGACGACACCCCCGCCAAGCTCGCCGACTCCACGCTGGTCCTCGTCGACTACCAGAACACCTACACGACCGGCGTGATGGAACTCGACGGCTGGCAGGCCGCACTGGACGCGGGCGCCCGGCTGCTGGCCCGCGCCCGCCGGGAGGGTGCCAGGGTCGTCCACGTCGTCCACGACGGCGGCGAGGGCAGCCCGTACGACCTCGGGGCCGAGATCGGGCAGATCCATCCGAGCGTCGCCCCGGTCGACGGCGAACCCGTCGTCACCAAGAAGGCGCCGGACTCCTTCTTCGGCACCGACCTGGGCGAACACGTCGACGCGGCAGGCAACAACGACCTCGTCGTCGTCGGCTTCATGACCCACATGTGCGTGGCCTTCACCGCCCAGGGCGCCTTCCTGCGCGGCAACCGCCCCACGGTCGTCGCCGACGCCTGCGCCACCCGCGCCCTGCCGGTCGCGGACACCGAACTCGACGCCCGCCAGGTGCACTACAGCGCCCTCGCCACCGTCGCCGACATGTACGGGGTCGTCGTGCCGTCGCAGGAGTCCCTGACCTAG
- a CDS encoding MarR family transcriptional regulator, translating to MTTDLEVLGQAIKRAQYRNHRAMDAALRETGVSLVQWDALRAIERMPGASGHELAVATFQSDQAFGTLANRLVERGLITRSAGHGRRLDHALTESGRAALEGGRQLATGVLRDLFAPLDEEQRAQLLRALRDLTEGS from the coding sequence ATGACGACCGACCTGGAAGTCCTCGGGCAGGCGATCAAGCGTGCCCAGTACCGCAACCACCGCGCGATGGACGCCGCACTGCGCGAGACCGGGGTCAGCCTCGTCCAGTGGGACGCCTTGCGCGCCATCGAGCGGATGCCCGGAGCCTCAGGGCACGAACTGGCCGTCGCGACGTTCCAGAGCGACCAGGCGTTCGGCACCCTCGCGAACCGGCTCGTGGAGCGCGGGCTCATCACCCGGTCCGCGGGCCATGGGCGACGCCTCGATCACGCGCTCACCGAGTCGGGGCGGGCGGCACTCGAAGGAGGGCGGCAGTTGGCGACCGGTGTCCTGCGGGACCTTTTCGCACCTCTCGACGAGGAGCAGCGGGCGCAACTGCTCCGCGCGCTCCGGGACCTCACCGAGGGCTCCTAG
- a CDS encoding alpha/beta hydrolase: MNISLVQGLPALRADSPAAAARTALVLHGGGGPRTVAPVVGHLAATMHTVAPTHPGWEGTTRPGSITSVAQLAAAYLARLREQGERDVVLIGSSIGGWVALDMAVQAAADDRCAGVIGAVVVIDGVGAVVDGEPVADFFALDARGLAEAAWHHPERGYVDPARLTDEQRAIQQANGRTIAAVAGRSMSDPTLLGRLGTVDVPTLVVWGESDRIVTPAYGRAVARAIPGAQFVEVPEAGHLPHLEAPDATWAAIDPFLAKL; this comes from the coding sequence ATGAACATCTCTCTCGTCCAGGGCCTTCCCGCCCTCCGGGCCGACTCCCCCGCAGCAGCAGCACGCACGGCACTCGTACTGCACGGTGGGGGTGGACCCCGGACCGTCGCGCCCGTCGTGGGGCACCTCGCAGCCACCATGCACACGGTCGCGCCCACACATCCCGGCTGGGAGGGCACCACGCGCCCCGGCTCCATCACCTCGGTCGCCCAGCTCGCGGCCGCCTACCTCGCGCGCCTGCGCGAGCAGGGCGAGCGCGACGTCGTGCTGATCGGGTCCTCGATCGGCGGGTGGGTCGCCCTTGACATGGCGGTGCAGGCCGCCGCCGACGACCGCTGTGCGGGAGTGATCGGGGCCGTGGTCGTCATCGACGGCGTCGGCGCGGTGGTGGACGGCGAACCCGTCGCGGACTTCTTCGCCCTGGACGCCCGTGGACTCGCCGAGGCCGCCTGGCACCACCCGGAGCGCGGTTACGTCGACCCCGCCCGCCTCACCGACGAGCAGCGCGCGATCCAGCAGGCGAACGGCCGCACCATCGCCGCCGTCGCGGGCCGGAGCATGAGCGATCCGACGCTGCTCGGCCGGCTCGGCACGGTGGACGTCCCGACGCTCGTGGTGTGGGGCGAGAGCGACCGCATCGTCACACCTGCCTACGGGCGGGCCGTCGCACGCGCCATACCCGGCGCGCAGTTCGTCGAGGTCCCGGAAGCCGGACACCTCCCCCACCTCGAAGCCCCGGACGCGACCTGGGCGGCGATCGACCCCTTCCTCGCAAAGCTCTAG
- a CDS encoding IS481 family transposase, with translation MSHRNARLTVHGRRILVERVLAGRPVAHVAAEMGISRPTAHKWVRRWRAEGDAGLHDRSSRPHTLPHRTPAALEARVCRLRTGRKLGPARIGPILGLPASTVHRILVRHGLNRLAWLDRPTGEPIRRYERARPGELIHVDIKKLGNIPDGGGWRTVGRTAGDRNRQATTNERKSCTPVIGYSYIHSAVDDHSRLAYSEVLPDERQHTAIAFWQRANAFFAGHGITVERVLTDNGSCYKSKLFTQNLTAAGIAHKKIRPYRPQTNGKVERFNRTLLDEWAYLRPYTSNTERTAALADFLHTYNHHRCHTALHGHPPITRVNNAAGQYT, from the coding sequence GTGTCCCACCGTAATGCCCGGCTGACCGTTCACGGCAGACGGATCCTGGTCGAACGTGTCCTCGCGGGCCGACCGGTCGCGCACGTGGCCGCGGAGATGGGCATATCCCGTCCCACCGCCCACAAATGGGTCCGCCGCTGGCGGGCCGAGGGCGACGCGGGCCTGCACGACCGTTCCAGCCGGCCCCACACGCTCCCGCACCGGACTCCCGCCGCCCTCGAGGCTCGGGTCTGCCGCCTGCGGACCGGCCGCAAACTCGGCCCGGCCAGGATCGGCCCGATCCTGGGCCTGCCCGCCTCGACCGTGCACCGGATCCTGGTCCGGCACGGCCTGAACCGGCTGGCCTGGCTGGACCGGCCCACCGGCGAGCCGATCCGCCGCTACGAACGCGCCAGGCCCGGCGAACTGATCCACGTCGACATCAAGAAACTCGGCAACATCCCCGACGGCGGCGGCTGGCGAACCGTCGGCAGGACCGCAGGCGACCGCAACCGCCAGGCCACCACCAACGAGCGCAAGAGCTGCACGCCGGTGATCGGCTACAGCTACATCCACTCGGCCGTCGACGACCACTCCCGCCTGGCCTACAGCGAGGTCCTGCCCGACGAACGCCAACACACCGCCATCGCCTTCTGGCAACGAGCCAACGCGTTCTTCGCCGGCCACGGCATCACCGTTGAACGCGTGCTGACCGACAACGGATCCTGCTACAAGTCCAAGCTCTTCACCCAGAACCTGACCGCGGCGGGCATCGCCCACAAGAAGATCCGGCCCTACCGGCCGCAGACCAACGGCAAGGTGGAACGCTTCAACCGCACCCTCCTGGACGAGTGGGCCTACCTGCGGCCCTACACCTCGAACACCGAGCGGACAGCGGCCCTGGCAGACTTCCTCCACACTTACAACCACCACCGCTGCCACACCGCACTCCACGGACACCCGCCCATCACCCGCGTCAACAACGCTGCGGGTCAATACACCTAG
- a CDS encoding ATP-binding protein: protein MNEYFPSVLVGHCANQYRMSFTAGAHSARHVRRIVRSYLREWDLAELTDAVELGVTELLANVVRHVPDGRCVLLLQRRMGGDGSGVRVEVSDGSPRQPVPAGPVSDDSECGRGLVLLDAVVDKWGVGPGPRGGKTVWFECGVGSAPA from the coding sequence GTGAACGAATACTTTCCCTCGGTCCTCGTGGGCCACTGCGCGAACCAGTACCGGATGAGCTTCACGGCCGGCGCGCACTCGGCGCGGCACGTCCGGCGCATCGTCCGCTCGTACCTGCGCGAGTGGGACCTCGCCGAGCTGACCGACGCAGTGGAACTCGGCGTGACCGAGCTGCTGGCGAACGTCGTACGCCATGTCCCGGACGGCCGCTGCGTGTTGCTGTTGCAGCGGCGAATGGGCGGCGACGGGAGCGGGGTCCGGGTGGAGGTGTCGGACGGCAGCCCCCGGCAGCCCGTACCGGCCGGGCCGGTGAGCGACGACTCGGAGTGCGGCCGGGGGCTGGTGCTGCTGGACGCGGTGGTCGACAAGTGGGGTGTGGGGCCGGGGCCGAGGGGCGGCAAGACCGTGTGGTTCGAGTGCGGGGTCGGCTCCGCACCGGCCTAG
- a CDS encoding helix-turn-helix transcriptional regulator, protein MTHINVLDPGASPLDYYGFELRRHREAAGLTQRQLGDIVNYTGSLVGQIETARKLPTPEFSERVDAALGTGGLLSRLVDLVMRSQVPAWFQQVAELEGRAVEICTFQTHMIHGLLQTDAYVRAVLGTLDPNDLDDRTAVRLARQRIFEKEEPPVFWTVLSEAALRQEIGGPETMRGQLAHLLSFETNPRINVQVLPFSVGAHPGLQGSFTLFRFVRDPAIVYTEGYGAGHPTANPETVKDCSLRYDHLRAAALSLRDSAELIRRVMEERCGEQGDTDDDPVA, encoded by the coding sequence ATGACCCACATCAACGTCCTCGACCCGGGCGCGTCACCACTCGACTACTACGGCTTCGAGCTGCGCCGCCATCGCGAGGCGGCCGGGCTCACCCAGCGGCAGCTCGGCGACATCGTCAACTACACCGGCTCCCTGGTGGGCCAGATCGAGACGGCCCGGAAGCTGCCGACGCCGGAGTTCAGCGAGCGCGTCGACGCTGCGCTGGGCACGGGCGGGTTACTGTCCCGGCTGGTCGACCTGGTGATGCGCAGCCAGGTCCCGGCCTGGTTCCAACAGGTGGCCGAGTTGGAGGGGCGTGCCGTCGAGATCTGCACCTTCCAGACGCACATGATCCACGGCCTGCTCCAGACCGACGCCTACGTACGGGCCGTGCTCGGCACACTCGACCCGAACGACCTCGACGACCGCACCGCGGTGCGGCTCGCCCGCCAGCGCATCTTCGAGAAGGAGGAGCCGCCGGTCTTCTGGACGGTCCTCAGTGAGGCCGCGCTCCGCCAGGAGATCGGTGGCCCGGAGACGATGCGCGGGCAACTGGCCCACCTGTTGTCCTTCGAGACCAATCCCCGGATCAACGTCCAGGTGCTGCCGTTCTCGGTCGGAGCGCACCCGGGGCTCCAAGGCTCATTCACCCTCTTCCGCTTCGTCCGGGACCCGGCCATCGTCTATACGGAGGGGTACGGTGCGGGGCATCCGACCGCCAATCCGGAGACGGTCAAGGACTGTTCGCTCCGTTACGATCACCTAAGGGCCGCCGCGCTCTCCCTCAGGGACTCGGCGGAGCTGATCCGCCGGGTGATGGAGGAACGCTGTGGTGAGCAAGGCGATACCGACGACGATCCAGTGGCGTAA
- a CDS encoding DUF397 domain-containing protein, translating into MVSKAIPTTIQWRKSSYSGDQGGECVECAPLGRLAWRKSSYSSDQGGDCVEVAEVTLHATVAVRDSKTPAGPILTLAPATFTAFVGWAASAE; encoded by the coding sequence GTGGTGAGCAAGGCGATACCGACGACGATCCAGTGGCGTAAGTCCAGCTACAGCGGCGATCAAGGCGGCGAGTGCGTGGAGTGCGCGCCGCTCGGTCGACTGGCCTGGCGCAAGTCGTCGTACAGCAGCGATCAAGGCGGCGACTGCGTCGAGGTCGCCGAAGTGACCCTCCACGCCACCGTCGCCGTCCGTGACTCCAAGACCCCGGCGGGCCCGATCCTCACCCTGGCCCCCGCCACCTTCACCGCCTTCGTCGGCTGGGCCGCCAGCGCCGAGTAG
- a CDS encoding bifunctional glycosyltransferase 87/phosphatase PAP2 family protein: MANAEHSGRPAESFGASAADVTRARWRVARLGLWLIAAVLAVRQVAAVLGTPRGERLTDLETWVGEHGVLHVEGSLYDSTQFTGTPFVGLVLKPFTRAAEQALGWGWTFGSLLLVVALGLVAARALPQPVGRRTALLAAPVAISLLMLSLPVRNAFWLGQTSIIPVLLVLLGCFAVRGAQGDRVGGVLIGVAAAFQPTVLLFVPLLWFTDRRRAAVSTGITFAACTAVAWAAMAQDSYTYWVHHMAGVGLGGEADDLANQSLHGVLLRLGLNGPPEIALFLLLGAAVAVLALRRAVRYARDGQLLLAVAVTGCAAVVVSPATWQHQLLWVLPAVVGRVGKKASDRYVWPVAVVLVMTLPAKMMLPNMSALYPLRDNVVLLAALAAAVAVPFLPRTSPYFDTPVPTAYAPPVPTRFKHVPLLPFLRRVLTRPNLLLELLLIRVTYAAYSQVRLAATGGSNSAGRARAEEHGTQIHDIERFLHIDIEHAINHAVVKVGWLRDFFDFYYTSFHFIVPLAVLGVLYWRRPVDYRWARASLGFATLLALVGFWLYPLAPPRLMPGLGIIDTVHGVQDFTKPDYGTLTHLTNQYAAMPSLHFGWSLWCGVAIAIIAPRMWMKALGLLHPLFTVSAIVATGNHWVLDAVGGAAVVAAGFGLTYWFQGPRARTVTAVAVAAETKPVGGPAADVSSDPPAPAKDRTGS; the protein is encoded by the coding sequence GTGGCGAATGCGGAGCACAGTGGGCGACCGGCGGAGTCCTTCGGAGCCTCGGCCGCCGACGTGACCAGAGCACGATGGCGCGTCGCACGCCTCGGCCTGTGGCTGATCGCCGCCGTCCTGGCCGTACGACAGGTGGCCGCGGTCCTCGGCACCCCGCGCGGGGAACGCCTGACGGACCTGGAGACCTGGGTCGGCGAGCACGGCGTCCTGCATGTGGAGGGGTCCCTCTACGACTCCACGCAGTTCACCGGGACGCCCTTCGTCGGCCTCGTCCTCAAACCCTTCACCCGCGCCGCGGAGCAGGCCCTCGGCTGGGGCTGGACCTTCGGCTCGCTGCTGCTGGTCGTCGCCCTCGGCCTGGTCGCCGCCCGCGCCCTGCCCCAGCCGGTCGGACGGCGTACGGCGCTGCTGGCGGCGCCGGTCGCCATCAGCCTGCTGATGCTGTCGCTCCCGGTGCGCAACGCGTTCTGGCTCGGCCAGACCAGCATCATCCCGGTCCTCCTCGTCCTGCTGGGCTGCTTCGCCGTACGCGGGGCCCAGGGCGACCGGGTGGGCGGCGTGCTGATCGGTGTCGCCGCGGCCTTCCAGCCGACCGTCCTCCTCTTCGTGCCGCTGCTGTGGTTCACCGACCGCAGACGCGCCGCCGTGTCGACCGGGATCACGTTCGCCGCCTGCACGGCCGTCGCCTGGGCGGCCATGGCCCAGGACTCCTACACGTACTGGGTGCACCACATGGCGGGCGTCGGCCTGGGCGGCGAGGCCGACGACCTCGCCAACCAGTCCCTGCACGGCGTGCTGCTCCGCCTCGGCCTGAACGGCCCGCCGGAGATCGCCCTCTTCCTGCTGCTCGGCGCCGCCGTCGCCGTCCTCGCGCTGCGCCGCGCCGTGCGCTACGCCCGCGACGGCCAGCTGCTGCTCGCCGTCGCCGTCACCGGCTGCGCGGCCGTGGTCGTCTCCCCGGCCACCTGGCAGCACCAGCTGCTGTGGGTGCTGCCCGCGGTCGTCGGCCGGGTCGGCAAGAAGGCCTCCGACCGGTACGTGTGGCCGGTCGCCGTCGTCCTCGTGATGACGCTGCCCGCGAAGATGATGCTGCCGAACATGTCGGCCCTGTACCCGCTGCGGGACAACGTCGTCCTGCTCGCCGCGCTGGCCGCCGCCGTCGCCGTGCCCTTCCTGCCGCGCACGTCGCCCTACTTCGACACCCCGGTCCCGACGGCCTACGCGCCCCCCGTCCCGACCCGTTTCAAACACGTCCCGCTGCTGCCGTTCCTGCGCCGGGTCCTCACCCGCCCCAACCTCCTCCTGGAGCTGCTCCTCATCCGGGTCACCTACGCCGCCTACTCCCAGGTCCGCCTCGCGGCGACCGGCGGCAGCAACTCGGCGGGGCGGGCGCGCGCCGAGGAGCACGGCACGCAGATCCACGACATCGAGCGGTTCCTGCACATCGACATCGAGCACGCGATCAACCACGCGGTGGTCAAGGTCGGCTGGCTGCGGGACTTCTTCGACTTCTACTACACGTCGTTCCACTTCATCGTCCCGCTGGCCGTCCTCGGCGTCCTGTACTGGCGCCGCCCGGTCGACTACCGCTGGGCCCGCGCCTCCCTGGGCTTCGCCACCCTGCTGGCCCTGGTCGGCTTCTGGCTCTACCCGCTGGCCCCGCCGCGGCTGATGCCGGGACTCGGGATCATCGACACCGTGCACGGCGTGCAGGACTTCACCAAGCCGGACTACGGCACGCTGACGCACCTCACCAACCAGTACGCGGCGATGCCGTCGCTGCACTTCGGCTGGTCGCTGTGGTGCGGGGTGGCGATCGCGATCATCGCGCCGAGGATGTGGATGAAGGCCCTGGGCCTGCTCCACCCGCTCTTCACCGTCTCGGCGATCGTGGCGACCGGCAACCACTGGGTCCTGGACGCGGTGGGCGGCGCGGCGGTGGTCGCGGCGGGCTTCGGCCTGACGTACTGGTTCCAGGGCCCGAGGGCCAGGACGGTCACGGCGGTGGCGGTGGCGGCGGAGACGAAGCCGGTCGGAGGGCCCGCGGCGGACGTCAGCAGCGATCCCCCGGCCCCGGCGAAGGACCGTACCGGGAGCTGA
- the proP gene encoding glycine betaine/L-proline transporter ProP produces MSAAPVATPPFRTTPVPAAPGGSGASTATDPALVRRAVKAAALGNAMEWFDFGVYSYIAVTLGKVFFPSGNPTAQLLSTFGAFAAAFLVRPLGGMVFGPLGDRVGRQKVLAVTMIMMAAGTFAIGLIPSYATIGVWAPVLLLVARLVQGFSTGGEYAGASTFIAEYAPDRRRGFLGSWLEFGTLAGYIGGAGLVTLMTALLSDGDLMSWGWRIPFLIAGPMGVVGLYLRMRLEETPAFAAEVAKAETERPKVPLREMVTGQWRALLLCVGLVLVFNVTDYMLLSYMPSYLTSELRYDETHGLLVVLGVMALMMVVQPFAGALTDRVGRRPVIAAGCAGFLLLSVPALLLIREGSLLAVALGMGALGLLLVCFTASMPSALPALFPTRVRYGSLSIGFNVSVSLFGGTTPLVVTALIGATGDMMMPAYYMMAAAVVGGVAVWFMTESAGRPLPGSAPAVEQRR; encoded by the coding sequence TTGTCGGCCGCCCCCGTCGCCACTCCCCCGTTCCGCACCACCCCCGTACCCGCCGCCCCGGGTGGCTCCGGCGCGTCCACCGCCACCGATCCCGCCCTCGTCCGGCGTGCCGTCAAGGCGGCGGCGCTGGGCAACGCGATGGAGTGGTTCGACTTCGGCGTCTACAGCTACATCGCCGTGACGCTGGGCAAGGTCTTCTTCCCGTCGGGCAACCCGACCGCGCAGCTGCTCTCCACCTTCGGCGCCTTCGCGGCGGCGTTCCTGGTGCGTCCCCTGGGTGGCATGGTCTTCGGTCCGCTCGGGGACCGGGTCGGGCGGCAGAAGGTGCTCGCCGTGACGATGATCATGATGGCGGCGGGCACGTTCGCCATCGGGCTGATCCCGTCGTACGCGACGATCGGCGTCTGGGCGCCGGTGCTGCTGCTGGTCGCACGGCTGGTGCAGGGGTTCTCCACCGGCGGTGAGTACGCGGGCGCGTCCACCTTCATCGCCGAGTACGCGCCGGACCGGCGGCGCGGGTTCCTGGGGAGCTGGCTGGAGTTCGGCACGCTCGCCGGGTACATCGGCGGCGCCGGTCTGGTGACGCTGATGACGGCGCTGCTGTCGGACGGCGACCTGATGTCCTGGGGCTGGCGCATCCCGTTCCTGATCGCGGGCCCGATGGGCGTCGTCGGCCTGTACCTGCGGATGCGGCTGGAGGAGACCCCGGCGTTCGCGGCCGAGGTGGCGAAGGCGGAGACGGAGCGGCCGAAGGTGCCGCTGCGCGAGATGGTCACCGGTCAGTGGCGGGCGCTGCTGCTCTGCGTCGGCCTGGTGCTGGTCTTCAACGTCACCGACTACATGCTGCTGTCGTACATGCCGAGCTATCTCACCAGCGAACTGAGGTACGACGAGACGCACGGGCTGCTCGTGGTGCTGGGCGTGATGGCGCTGATGATGGTCGTCCAGCCGTTCGCGGGCGCGCTGACCGACCGGGTCGGGCGGCGGCCGGTGATCGCCGCGGGCTGCGCGGGCTTCCTGCTGCTGTCCGTCCCGGCGCTGCTGCTGATCCGCGAGGGCAGCCTGCTCGCGGTGGCGCTGGGCATGGGCGCGCTGGGCCTGCTGCTGGTCTGCTTCACGGCGTCGATGCCGTCGGCGCTGCCGGCGCTGTTCCCGACGCGGGTGCGGTACGGCTCGCTGTCGATCGGCTTCAACGTCTCGGTGTCCCTGTTCGGCGGGACGACGCCGCTGGTGGTGACGGCGCTGATCGGGGCGACGGGCGACATGATGATGCCCGCGTACTACATGATGGCCGCGGCCGTGGTCGGCGGCGTGGCGGTGTGGTTCATGACGGAGTCGGCGGGCCGCCCGCTGCCGGGCTCGGCACCGGCGGTGGAGCAACGGCGCTGA
- a CDS encoding GNAT family N-acetyltransferase: MMVRLAEERDFPGFLGLAGQVEHWFGPMVEDAGFHDAVREHIRRGAALVAIAPDPDAGAGAGAELLGGLLFGTDADADPPVHHVHWLVVSRQARAGGVGRALMRDALGRWVREPADVEVVTFGADHPGATESGARAFYERLGFTPAEAVAPGPEGGSRQLFRRRAQVRPARGEHVTTYTGGPA, encoded by the coding sequence ATGATGGTCAGACTCGCCGAGGAGCGAGACTTCCCCGGATTCCTGGGCCTGGCGGGCCAGGTGGAGCACTGGTTCGGCCCGATGGTCGAGGACGCCGGATTCCACGACGCGGTGCGCGAGCACATCCGCCGGGGCGCGGCCCTGGTCGCCATCGCCCCGGACCCCGACGCGGGTGCGGGTGCGGGCGCGGAGCTGCTCGGCGGGCTCCTTTTCGGCACGGACGCGGACGCGGACCCGCCGGTCCACCACGTCCACTGGCTGGTCGTGTCCCGGCAGGCCCGCGCGGGCGGCGTCGGCCGTGCGCTGATGCGGGACGCGCTGGGCAGGTGGGTGCGGGAACCGGCCGACGTCGAGGTGGTCACCTTCGGCGCCGACCATCCCGGCGCCACCGAGAGCGGCGCCCGCGCCTTCTACGAGCGCCTCGGTTTCACCCCCGCCGAGGCCGTCGCCCCCGGCCCGGAGGGCGGCTCCCGCCAGCTCTTCCGCCGCAGGGCACAGGTCCGGCCCGCACGCGGGGAACACGTCACGACGTACACGGGAGGCCCCGCATGA
- a CDS encoding O-methyltransferase, translated as MSESQVWDDVDTYFVTHLSPDDEALAAARRESDAAGLPPVNVAANQGKLLQLLAQLQGARTILEIGTLGGYSTIWLARALPAEGRLVTLEYSARHAEVATRNIARAGLDALVDVRVGPALESLPKLADENPPPFDLVFIDADKGNNPHYLEWALRLTSTGSLIVIDNVVRGGRVADADDTGDDVRGTRAAIELIGSHPRLSGTALQTVGTKGYDGFALARVLA; from the coding sequence ATGAGCGAGTCGCAGGTCTGGGACGACGTCGACACCTACTTCGTCACCCACCTCTCACCCGACGACGAGGCCCTGGCGGCAGCCCGCCGGGAGAGCGACGCCGCCGGGCTGCCCCCGGTGAACGTCGCCGCCAACCAGGGCAAGCTGCTCCAGCTCCTCGCCCAGCTCCAGGGCGCCCGCACCATCCTGGAGATCGGCACCCTGGGCGGCTACAGCACCATCTGGCTGGCCCGCGCCCTGCCCGCCGAGGGCCGCCTGGTCACGCTGGAGTACAGCGCCCGGCACGCGGAGGTCGCCACCCGCAACATCGCCCGCGCCGGACTCGACGCGCTCGTCGACGTACGGGTGGGTCCCGCGCTGGAGTCCCTGCCGAAGCTCGCCGACGAGAACCCGCCGCCCTTCGACCTGGTCTTCATCGACGCCGACAAGGGCAACAACCCGCACTACCTCGAGTGGGCCCTGAGACTCACCAGCACCGGCAGCCTGATCGTCATCGACAACGTGGTCCGCGGCGGCCGGGTGGCCGACGCCGACGACACCGGCGACGACGTACGCGGCACCCGCGCCGCCATCGAGCTGATCGGCAGCCACCCCCGGCTCAGCGGCACCGCGCTCCAGACGGTCGGCACCAAGGGGTACGACGGTTTCGCGCTGGCGCGTGTGCTGGCCTGA
- a CDS encoding DUF1992 domain-containing protein gives MTERKPPGVDFESWVDKQIRDADARGEFAELPGVGKPLPGELDSTYDELWWVKRKMAREGFSVLPPTLALRKEAEDALEAAAEAPSERVVRRIVEEINVKIRDVMFKPPPGPPLGLKPYDVEEVVRQWREGRAER, from the coding sequence ATGACCGAGCGAAAGCCACCTGGCGTCGACTTCGAGTCCTGGGTCGACAAACAGATTCGAGACGCGGACGCGCGCGGCGAGTTCGCCGAGTTGCCGGGCGTGGGCAAGCCCCTGCCCGGCGAGCTGGACAGCACCTACGACGAACTGTGGTGGGTCAAGCGGAAGATGGCCCGCGAGGGATTCTCCGTGCTGCCGCCCACCCTGGCCCTGCGCAAGGAGGCGGAGGACGCCCTGGAGGCGGCGGCGGAGGCACCGTCGGAGCGGGTGGTCCGCCGCATCGTCGAGGAGATCAACGTCAAGATCCGCGACGTCATGTTCAAGCCGCCGCCCGGCCCCCCGCTGGGTCTGAAGCCCTACGACGTCGAAGAGGTCGTACGGCAGTGGCGGGAGGGCCGGGCGGAGCGGTGA